The genomic interval TGTAGGttgttgtaagctctttggggcgaGGACTGTTTTTCATTATATATTTGTAACGTAGCTGTGCATCTCCTATTATACATGTAAACAactaatcctttttaaaatctgaataagCTTGCTATCTTATGGCAGCAAtatccacaggttaattgtgctaTCTAAACaagtatttcctttcatcagttttaGGTATATTGCATTTCACTTTAATGTGTATTAAGTATCTAATAAAAGTGCCAGATTTCCTTTTTCTAATGCCTTTCATTATTCTTTTTACACctatcatgtcccttctctgtactAAAAAGTCCTAATCCTTTCAATCTCTCCTATTTTTTGCCACCTATCTCTGATCCTCTTCTTTTTCTAACATATCCCAGTCCCATGGTGGAGTTCTGGTGATCCTGTGTGCCAAAAAGGATGTGCATTGTGCAAGAGAGAGCCTCCCACTCTTTGCATATAGGGAGAGATAGATAGCAAGGTCCCTTTTGTATAcaggcttgggggggggaggtcccCTCTTTTTCTAGGTAGATGAGTGCTCCCTTTTTATGTAGAACTGGGGTGCAGGGGACCACCCCTTGCAGATAGAGATTTGTGGTCAGGGGACACCCCATTTGGGTATGAATCTGCTATATAGGGGACACCCCACTTTGTATATAGACTTGGGGGCCGGACCACTCCCCTTGTGTATACATCTGGAGCAAAGCAAGGGGCATACCCCTCCGCATGTAGGCCTGAGAAGTGAGAGGGGGACCCTTTGGCATAGGCCTCTGTTGCCATAGCAACCCCGCAAGCCCAGGGGCCGGTAACCTTCAGAGAGGGCGCGACATGGTCTATGACgcaaggggaggggcggggtttGTGGCGCGTTAGAGCCCGCCCTCCGCGGCGGAGCCAATGGGAAGGCGGAGTGGAGTGCTCCTCCCACTCAGGTGGGCGGGACTGCGCGCAGACAGAGCCGGGCTCGGCAGGCATGCGGGAGCCAGGGGCGCGGGAGGAGCCCGAGGGACCGGCCGCCGCCCGGCCGCAGAAGGCAGCGCCCCCTGGGGCGGAGGAGCCCGAGGAGGCCGAGGCCCGCTACGATCCGTACGAGTGGTACAACGGGCGGGAGTGGAGCGGGCCGCGGGGCCCGGGCTCCGGCGGGAAGGGCCGCAGCCGCCGGGAGCGGGAGCTCCGCACCAACCGGTACCTCCCCGCCGGCCACGAGAGGAAGCTCGCCCAAAAGCTGCGCAACAGCCAGGCCAAGCGGCGCCGCCGGGAGCAGCGCGGGCCTCGCTCCACCCGGGCCGGGAGGCGCAGCGCCAGGGCGAGTTACGCGCTAGGCCCAAGGGGGGGGGGTCCCCtttctccacccacccccccggACATCGCAGGGAGGTGACCTGCGCGCCTTACACAGCTCCCCCATCCTGAAACCCCTTTGCAGCCACGCAAATCTGTACACTAGTTCCTCTCCCATACCCCCTGCACTGCCAACTCGCGAGCCCCAAACCGATGGTACCCCTCTGTAAGCAACCCAAGGTCCATAATGTTCCTTCTCACTGTGCTCAGCTTGTAAGCCTCTTGGGATAGGGACTTTTCGTTCTCttggtacagcacctagcacagaggAGACTAGGTCCCATGACTAGAACCCTTAGGCAACAtggtagtacaaataaataataataatgagcgTTAGGACTAACTGCAGTGATAAAACTTCATAGCCTCTCTATACCCCGACTTTTCCCCCTCCTACTTTGAAGCATCAGCATGTGCAGCCCAAGGAGCTACCTGATTTTAAGGCACCACCACTGTAAATATTCTTGGGGGAGGATGGTTTCATGCTGATAACAAAGGAGGAGGGTTGGCTTACCTCATGTTTAAATGAAACAGCGAAATGTCACACAGTAGCTGATCATGTAACTAAAAGAGACAATGTTTTGTGTCTATTTCTTGCAGGCTGAATAGAGGACCTGATGTTAAACACCTCCACACATTCCTACTGCTCTTCCCCTTAGGAAGAGGGAGCTCTGCTCAGGAATGCTATGCAATGG from Chelonia mydas isolate rCheMyd1 chromosome 17, rCheMyd1.pri.v2, whole genome shotgun sequence carries:
- the NUPR2 gene encoding nuclear protein 2 isoform X2 produces the protein MREPGAREEPEGPAAARPQKAAPPGAEEPEEAEARYDPYEWYNGREWSGPRGPGSGGKGRSRRERELRTNRYLPAGHERKLAQKLRNSQAKRRRREQRGPRSTRAGRRSARAE
- the NUPR2 gene encoding nuclear protein 2 isoform X1, coding for MREPGAREEPEGPAAARPQKAAPPGAEEPEEAEARYDPYEWYNGREWSGPRGPGSGGKGRSRRERELRTNRYLPAGHERKLAQKLRNSQAKRRRREQRGPRSTRAGRRSARASYALGPRGGGPLSPPTPPDIAGRLNRGPDVKHLHTFLLLFPLGRGSSAQECYAMGSP